The segment GCAGCTTTGAGCTGAGAGGTAGGGAAAGATTGCTGAACCAGACTTTTTCATTGTGAACCTTTGTACAGGAATATTGAAAATGCAGATGACAACGTCTGGTATTCATGGCTCTTCAGTAAGACAGAAGATGACCCTGTGCCTTGTATCCCTTATTGCTGTCGTCTTTACAGTCACCATGATCTTCAGAAATGAACTTTTAGATGCATTGAGTTGGTTGAGAAGCCCATTAGACAGGACATCAGACAACTGCCCACCAGGCTACTTCTGGCTGCGAGGAATGAAGGATTGCTTCCCCTGGTTATCCTGTGAAATGATACAGACCGAGGTTACTGTGATGGAACCAATTGGACAAGGTGCTGTCAAGCAGGTGGGACTCTATATTTGTCTGATTTTTCATTTCTCTTCCTTTAGATCAGTGTTATTCTTTTTGTTTTCAAATTTGGTGAACAGTTGTCAAAGGGAGTGAAGCATTTAACTTTTGTGATTCATTTAGAAAGAATAATGTGCATTTACAGAACATTTCATGATCTTCTGTTACCTTTAGAAGATTTCAGTCAATTAAATTTCAAATGTGCTTTTATTATAATTGGAAGATGGCAAGTAATTTGTGGTTACAAAGAGCCTATAAACTACAATGCAAAAATAGATATGGAATATGTTTTAATGAGATTGGGTGAGAGATGAAAGTCAGTCAGGGTTTCTTTTGACTCATCTGAAAGACTGCATTGGTAGTACTGAGCCAATCTCCACAATGAAATGTCAAACCTGGGTATGGGCCCAAGTCTTGGGTTTGTGACTAGATTTGCTTCAAAGGTGATAATATCACTATTTAGGCTAGGTGTGATTTACTTCTTTCCACCTGTTCAGATGAAAGACCTGCCTCTGTAAAACCTGTCTAATTCTACTTTTGAAGGCCTATTTGGACCCTTTCCCAAAACCGATATGAACTTATATAACATTTAAGGAGAATTCCACATGTCGTAAGATTCCAATCCAATGCAGTGTGTCATGAGATCACTCCATCCATTAGCCCCAAATTTGGAGGAGTTTAACTACTTGTTCCTTGCAGGGATTGCTACAGACTGTGCCAAAATAAAACCTTTTGCCATTGAATATTTCTGAGACAGAAGCAGCATGAATGCCATTCCTTATAATCCCCTGTGTAAATAGCCTTACACCCTGCTGACAGCTCAGTGTTCCCTGCTTTAGAATGATGCTCGCTCTCATTATCTCCCTTTCCTCAGTGCTCAGATCCAGCTTGGTTCCATGGGAACTCTTATATTCTCACTGCCTGTCAGCTGTCTAACAGTTGGCTCTTCATTGTTCACTTGCACATCAGGCCCAAAAGTGAACTCATATACTGACCTGTAACTGCAGGCATCGGACAGATCGACTAGCTAATGGCCTCACTAAGCATAATAAAACTGCAGtacataaacagaaaataatacTGCTGTTGTAGGCATGAGGATCTGTGAACATACTGTATATCTAACTTGCTAATGATGTTGGATCACGGCATAATTCAAACTGATTCATGTGTATGGTCCTGAAGGTGTGGCGTTCTGCAGGTGAGATGTGAAACCCAGACCTTGTATACCACCAGACTTTAAAAAGGCCCGTGTGTTTTTTTGAAAGTGGGAAATTGCCCATGTCCTGACCAATTTTCATTTCTCACAAAATCATTAAAACTGATTACCCGCCATGGTCATCTTCATCACACCTACTTATAAGTAAATAGGCTGTATCATTTGTGGAACTTCAGAACTATGACTGACTGTGGCATTTTGCCACTCCAGACTATTGCATAAGGATCAATGGAAATACAAGTCTATTTTTTCCTGTAATATACCAGCACTGTCTCTAACACTTGGGAGATTGTGAAATTGTGCCCTGAGAAATTTGAGAACCCAAGATCAGTCATAAGTAGAAATAAATGAGTTTTACTGTAAATCTATTTATTGTATCAGCCACCTTTTTGCATTCTGTATGTTAACTTCTCACTAAATACTGAATGAGCCAAGTATTTTTAAAATTGGAAACGTTACGCTCTAATTAGCAGTGTCCAATGGTCATTTCATTCAGCTAAGGTTAAGATGTAATTTGGAGAACTTTCAGTTCCTGATATTTGTACCAACTTGTTAAATCCAACTGTACAAATGGATGTTTCATGGATGCAGTCCCCTAGCATTTGATGTTGGAGGCTGGCAGGAAAGAGATGCGGTACAGGGTAAGATATTCAGATAACTTTAAAGAAATAAAAGGTGAGAAGAGGATCTTGTGGAGCAAAAACACCCAGTTAGGCTGAGTGATCTGGTCCTGAGTTGTTATGGCCGGGTGAGTGTGTACCCAACAATCATTGCTTCCTCTCAGACTGACatacaagatgttggaggaattcagcaggttaggtagcTTTTCTTTAGCAGAATTGACAGTCAACATCTAGGACTtatcttcatctggactgaaagatagaggggagataaCCAGTATTAAAAAAAATGCTGAAGTGAAAGGACTGGACACAAACTAGCAAGTAACAGATGGATCCAGATGAGGAGGGGtgatagaagaagaaaaagatggaATAGGCAAAAGGAGGGGGGCAGAGTGGACTCATGTTCTTATTTTAGATCCACCTATTGCTTGCCAGCCTTCTCCCCACTTTCACTCACCCCTTTATATGGCTGTCTCCCCTCTAATCtttcagttcagatgaagggtcttgacctgaaacatcgactgagtCTATAGCATCTTGCTTgagattccagcaactgcagtttaTTGAGTCTCCTATCAGACTAACTGGGCAGTTTACACAGAACAGTTAAGTCAATTTATGCAAAACaacagcataagacataggatttGTGGTAAAGATGAAACTAAAACTAATTTTAAGAGGATTGTTACAGGTTATTTGGCTGTTCCAATTCAAAGGAGACAGTGATGGGTGATTTCTGTTGCTTTGGTTGACTTGAACAGTCCCTGGCTAAACCATTTAGGTGCACACATTAATGGAATAACTGCTTTGAATTATACAGAGCCTTTAATGGCGTAAAACAGTCCAAGACAATTCACAAGAATGCAACTGGGCAAAAATATTGATACCAAACCAAAGTAGGAATCACTAGGAAGAGTGACCAAGAAGGTAGggctgaattgaattgacattattacttacacccttcatatacatgaggagtaaaaatctttatgttacgtctccgtctaaatgtgcaatgtgcaattacaataatttataataaatgttaTGTACAAAagaatagtcaatataacatagaaatactgtacaattgcatcagcatgaattaagcagtctgataacctggtggaagaagctgtcctggaacctattggtcctggtttttatgctgtggtattATTTCCtgtatggtagcagctggaacagtttgtggttggggtgacttggatctctaatgatccttcgggcccttttaacacacctgtctttgtaaatgtcctggatactgggaagttcacatctacagatgcgctgggttgtctgcaccactctctgcagagtcctgtgattgagggaagtacagttcccataccagacagtgatgcagccagtcaggatgctcccaatcgtgcccctatagagagttcttagaatttggggggccataccaaatGTCTTCAACTGTCTAAGGTGaaggaggcgctgttgtgcctttttcaccacacagtcggtagtacagaccacatgagatcctcggtgatgtttatgctgatgaatttgaagctgttcaccctctcaaccacagattcattgatgtcaatgggggttagcctgtctccattgctcttgtagtccataaccagctcctttgtttttgcgatgttgagggagaggttgttttcttgattccactgtgtcagggtgatgactttctctctgtaggctgcctcattattatttgagattaggccagtcagtgtagtgttgtcagcaaatttaattagcagattggaggtgtgggtggcaacacagtcatgggtataccgAGAGTAAAGGAGTAAAGGAAATCGAGAGTGGTGCTGAGGTTTCGAAAGTGAATTTGAAAGCTTATGGCTAGGATGGGTGAAGGCTGGAGACAAGGAAATTAGTAAACAGTCAGGAGACAGAgttgacagaatgcagaattcaTATACAGTATGGCTGTGTGCTGTAAAGATAGGGAACAGGAATGTACGGAAGTTTTCAACATGAGGGTAAGTAGTTCCTTCAGGAAATTAATATATAGAGTCttagaactctacagcacagaaaaaggaccttcagcccatttagtccatgctgaactgttattgtgCCTAGTACCATTGACATGCTATAATTAATATCTGTATTTAAATCTCAGAAACATTGTCAACCATATATATTTGCCACTGCCCCTGTTTAATCTGCAGGTTTTGCTTGCATACTGGAGGGGAAACAAAGTGACTCTCTCTCGACTTGCTGCCTCTGAATTCAGTGACGACTTCTTTCATGGATTAGAGATGCTGAAAGGCTTGCAGAGTTCGTATGTGGTTCAGCTGCTGGGATTTTGTGAGGAGGATGCCACTATCCTCACGGAGTATCACCCACTAGGATCGCTAGTCAATGTTAATTCAGTTTTGCAACAGGAGGAGCACAGAGAATTTGATACATGGGAAGTTCGATTCCATTTAGCTCTTGAATACGTGAATTTTCTGCATTATTTGCACAACAGTCCATTGGGTACCCGTGTTATGTGCGACTCCAATGACCTGACAAAGACCTTGTCTCAGTATTTGTTGACAGCGAACCTGCATGTGATAGCCAATGATCTGGATGCTCTTCCACTAGTGAATCGAAGTGCTGGTGTTTTAATTAAATGTGGTACCCGGCAGTTACATGGTGACTTTGTGGCTCCAGAGCAGCTTTGGCCATTTGGTGACAAGCTTCCATTTTCTGATGACCTCATGCCTCCATATGATGAGAAAACAGATATTTGGAAGGTTCCGGATGTCACAGACTTTTTGCTGGGCCAAGTTGGAGGAAGTGATGTGGTCAGACTTCATTTGTTTCAGTTGCATCAAGACTGCAAGAAAAATGAGCCACAGCTTCGACCATCAATGCTGAATGTTGTGAAGACTTACAAAGCTGTTTATGATTCACTGATACAGGAGTCAGAGTTGTTTGGCATTCACAGTCAGATGTTACATGAGTTATAATAAATGATGTGATCCTGCTCTTAAAGAATGCTGTAATTCACCTCAGATAAAATCCCTTCAATACAAACTGACTCTGTTTGTCAATACAGGACAAGGCAAAGACTGAGTAATTCTTGATACCATCTTTTGTCTTCTTAATTGCATGCAGATAGGCCTAATTTTATCCATTAAAGATTGCTCAGGAATCTAATGTTCTCTCTTAACTGACAACTCTGATGTTTCTCCACTCCATCCAACAGCTAATATTATATCCACAGACCCTTACCCCGTACATGATCAGACCTTGTGACATATTAAGCCAATGCCCCTCTCCCACTCAGCTCATTTCCCCACCTTTTGATGTCTGATTACTGATTATCACACCACTCAGCACACTATATCCAGAGCCTGCAACTGAATTCCTCCTTCCTCCACTTCCATCAGGACTTTGAGATGACACAGTGGTGCGTCTAGAAGAGCTGCTGCCTTGCAGTGGCAGAGACATGGGTTCAATCCTAACCTTGGGTGCcttctgtgaggagtttgcatgGCCTCCTTTTGACCATGCATGGATTTTCTTCATGTGCCCCGATTTCCTTCCATGTGCCAAGCtgtaggttggtaggttaattgagatttgtagatttcctccagcatGTAGGGAGGTGGAGAAAGCAGCATGCTGAGAAAAATATAATGTGATGAATGTGGATGTTAATTTAAATGGTTAGTGGCTAGCATGAATCCAGTGGGCTGATAGGCCTGAATCCATACTATAACATACTTTTTCACTCAGTCCTTTCCACAGTATTGTCATGCCCAATGGTATTACTCTCACTGTACTCCACAAAACGCCCATGAACTGGGACTCCCATTGCATCCACACCTTCCCTGCATTTTTGTGCCTTCTCCCATTTCCATCTGATTGTTATCCCTCTGCCTGGACTTCATTAGACATGTACACATTCTAACCACCACAATTTCCCCTGCTGTTGCCACACCATAGGACTCTTCTGCTCTTTCTGTAAGTATTGTTGTTAGGTTACTCTCATTAACTCCTCTCTGCTTCTCCGTTCACACCCCAGAACATTTCCCCGCCTGTGATCAACAGCCCGGTCCTCCCACGCCTCTATATTCAATTAAAATTATGTGTAAACGATAAATCACACTAAGTGGATAAACTGTTTTCTACATAAAACACTAATGTGGAAGAAATTATACACTTTTGAAAAAGAATACACCAGACTGTTTCCTGTGATGGTAAGGTTGTATTAAGAGGAGAAGTTAAGCACACCAGGCTTGAACTCTCCAGACCTGACAGATGACTTGATTAAAACATATACATTCTTCTGGGCTTTAACAATGTTGCCATTTAATTGCAGCACATGACAAAACACACCATCAACAGATTATCTAACAACTACTCTATTAATGCAATTAGTTCAAACAATTTAATGATTCACCACGTTTTCAAACCAGACTCATTAACTCGTTTCACAACTCTTTTAGTTATGCAACTCTTTCATGTGCTTCAATAACTTTTCAAAACCTATACCTGTATTCAGATACTATGCCACTGTTGGCCGGGGTTCAATGTTGTTGAGTTCTTTTCTGAGAACCTGACTCAAGGTTTTGTACTTGTTGGTCTCTGGAGTCACTACTCCTGATGCCGTCAACAATCCTCATATTTTCTTTGAGTCTTTGAAAGGCTTTCTTTGTTATTCACATTCAGTCCTGTTGTCTTTCACTTCACTGCTACTTCCTTCACATCTGTTTTCTGATAGCATTTAATCGCTCAGCCTCCCACAGATCCTAAAAATTCGTAGTCACACAACCACTCCCTTATCCATACAAATATGTTTCTTCTAACCCATTCAAATTCCTCCTAATGCCATTCCACAAAAACCTTGACCATTTGGTTCCTTATTTATCAGAATGTCTGTGCCTTTTGCTTATTTGACTATTCCTTCCACAAGTTGTCAGTTTCCAAAATATCCCCATTTGTGTGTTCTGTTCTCTGGATGGCTCACCG is part of the Mobula birostris isolate sMobBir1 chromosome 4, sMobBir1.hap1, whole genome shotgun sequence genome and harbors:
- the pomk gene encoding protein O-mannose kinase isoform X2; amino-acid sequence: MIFRNELLDALSWLRSPLDRTSDNCPPGYFWLRGMKDCFPWLSCEMIQTEVTVMEPIGQGAVKQVLLAYWRGNKVTLSRLAASEFSDDFFHGLEMLKGLQSSYVVQLLGFCEEDATILTEYHPLGSLVNVNSVLQQEEHREFDTWEVRFHLALEYVNFLHYLHNSPLGTRVMCDSNDLTKTLSQYLLTANLHVIANDLDALPLVNRSAGVLIKCGTRQLHGDFVAPEQLWPFGDKLPFSDDLMPPYDEKTDIWKVPDVTDFLLGQVGGSDVVRLHLFQLHQDCKKNEPQLRPSMLNVVKTYKAVYDSLIQESELFGIHSQMLHEL
- the pomk gene encoding protein O-mannose kinase isoform X1, encoding MQMTTSGIHGSSVRQKMTLCLVSLIAVVFTVTMIFRNELLDALSWLRSPLDRTSDNCPPGYFWLRGMKDCFPWLSCEMIQTEVTVMEPIGQGAVKQVLLAYWRGNKVTLSRLAASEFSDDFFHGLEMLKGLQSSYVVQLLGFCEEDATILTEYHPLGSLVNVNSVLQQEEHREFDTWEVRFHLALEYVNFLHYLHNSPLGTRVMCDSNDLTKTLSQYLLTANLHVIANDLDALPLVNRSAGVLIKCGTRQLHGDFVAPEQLWPFGDKLPFSDDLMPPYDEKTDIWKVPDVTDFLLGQVGGSDVVRLHLFQLHQDCKKNEPQLRPSMLNVVKTYKAVYDSLIQESELFGIHSQMLHEL